Proteins encoded in a region of the Candidatus Methylomirabilota bacterium genome:
- a CDS encoding STAS domain-containing protein, with the protein MDIDVTQSSEVTVVAPKGDLDMAAADQVKRTLGGLIGKGQSRLVMDLGGVGYIDSSGMGVLVAAMKQARAAGGDVRLCGLQEDVRAIFEMTRLIKAMSVHPTRQEALASWR; encoded by the coding sequence ATGGACATTGATGTGACCCAGTCCAGTGAGGTGACCGTGGTCGCGCCGAAAGGCGACCTGGACATGGCGGCCGCGGACCAGGTGAAGCGGACGCTCGGCGGGCTCATCGGGAAGGGTCAATCCCGGCTCGTCATGGATCTGGGCGGCGTGGGTTATATCGACAGCTCGGGCATGGGCGTGCTCGTCGCGGCCATGAAGCAGGCTCGTGCCGCGGGCGGTGACGTCCGGCTCTGCGGGCTGCAGGAGGACGTCCGCGCCATCTTCGAGATGACCCGCCTGATCAAGGCCATGAGCGTCCACCCGACACGTCAGGAGGCGCTCGCCTCTTGGCGCTAG
- a CDS encoding ATP-binding protein, whose amino-acid sequence MTRPTADGIFSMTSEAGELVRLRKWLREELEGHGLPRPDQSNLLLAVGELCNNSIQHAYEGQSGKPIRVSVRASEEALTIEVEDFGKPFDAEQYEAPNLEAVPDHGYGIFLVKTIADNLSVDIARERGTRWTIVKYRPGRGPAAGKEGGAPRS is encoded by the coding sequence ATGACGCGTCCGACCGCCGACGGCATCTTTTCCATGACGAGCGAGGCGGGAGAGCTCGTCCGCCTCCGGAAGTGGCTGCGCGAGGAGCTCGAAGGGCATGGCCTCCCGCGCCCCGACCAGTCGAACCTGCTCCTGGCCGTGGGTGAGCTCTGCAACAACTCGATCCAGCACGCCTATGAGGGTCAGTCCGGAAAGCCCATCCGTGTCTCCGTGCGGGCCTCCGAGGAGGCGCTGACGATAGAGGTCGAGGACTTCGGCAAGCCCTTCGACGCCGAGCAATACGAGGCGCCGAACCTGGAGGCCGTGCCCGACCACGGATACGGTATCTTCCTGGTGAAGACGATTGCCGATAACCTCTCCGTGGACATTGCCCGGGAACGCGGCACCCGGTGGACCATCGTCAAATACCGCCCCGGCCGTGGTCCTGCGGCCGGTAAAGAGGGCGGGGCGCCCCGTTCGTGA
- a CDS encoding DUF2127 domain-containing protein, translated as MRSGPRALWVIGGFKLAKGLMLVAVGVGALHMLHKDVADVVAGWFEHVHVDPDNRYADRVLTRLLSVDDRKLKAISLGTFCYAALLLTEGIGLLLRQRWAEYFTVIVTGSFIPLELYELSRHVTLTRLIVIAINLAIVGYLIVLLRRGRPAGVH; from the coding sequence ATGCGCTCGGGCCCTAGGGCCCTCTGGGTCATCGGCGGCTTCAAGCTCGCCAAGGGCCTCATGCTGGTGGCCGTCGGTGTCGGAGCGCTGCACATGCTGCACAAGGATGTGGCCGACGTGGTCGCCGGGTGGTTCGAGCACGTCCACGTAGACCCGGACAATCGCTATGCCGATCGTGTGCTGACGAGGCTCCTCTCTGTTGACGACCGCAAGCTGAAAGCCATCAGCCTCGGCACCTTCTGCTATGCCGCGTTGCTGCTGACGGAAGGCATCGGGCTCCTGCTTCGACAGCGCTGGGCCGAATACTTCACCGTCATCGTCACGGGCTCGTTCATCCCGCTCGAGCTCTACGAGCTGTCGAGACACGTGACCTTGACGCGGCTGATCGTCATCGCCATCAATCTCGCCATCGTGGGGTATCTCATCGTCCTCTTGCGTCGCGGGAGACCCGCCGGCGTCCATTGA
- a CDS encoding SpoIIE family protein phosphatase, with protein MTSSRILVVDDEADISTILSVTLRRAGFEVETAGDGVEAIDQIRRQPPDLVILDVMMPRADGLETLKRIREHGPTAQLPVIMLTAKTQLADKIQGFDRGADDYVAKPFEPSEMLARVQSLLKRTALARLTGPLMGVLGDWFNREGVAQLTRDLEAARDIQQRLQPAVPSALAGLEVGALLRPSTMVGGDFFDIFPMGERIGVAVGDVSGKGIPAALLMVMVRTLLREIARGLSEPAEVLAKLNASLCRDMPPSMFVTLVLGVLFPGQVGRVALASGGHPEPLLMRATAKPAPVRVGGMILGVFEETDFEQVEIDLESGDSVVLLTDGLIEAPDKEGKRPGLPRALEVLARSRDLTAQGQAEALAADVLERGAAQVHDDMTTFILRRP; from the coding sequence ATGACCTCTTCGCGCATCCTCGTGGTGGACGACGAAGCGGACATCAGCACCATCCTCTCGGTGACCCTGCGCCGCGCCGGCTTCGAGGTCGAGACGGCCGGTGATGGCGTCGAGGCCATCGACCAGATCAGACGCCAGCCGCCCGACCTGGTGATCCTGGACGTGATGATGCCGCGCGCCGACGGCCTCGAGACCCTCAAGCGTATCCGCGAGCACGGGCCCACCGCGCAGCTGCCTGTCATCATGCTGACGGCCAAGACCCAGCTCGCGGACAAGATCCAGGGCTTCGATCGCGGCGCCGACGACTATGTCGCCAAGCCGTTCGAGCCGTCGGAGATGCTGGCGCGCGTGCAGTCGCTGCTGAAGCGCACGGCTCTGGCGCGCCTGACCGGCCCCCTCATGGGCGTGCTGGGCGACTGGTTCAATCGAGAAGGGGTGGCGCAGCTCACCCGCGATCTCGAGGCCGCGCGCGACATCCAGCAGCGCCTGCAACCTGCCGTGCCGTCCGCGCTGGCCGGTCTCGAGGTGGGCGCGCTCCTCCGCCCCTCGACCATGGTGGGCGGCGACTTCTTCGACATCTTCCCCATGGGCGAGCGGATCGGCGTGGCCGTGGGCGACGTCTCCGGCAAGGGCATCCCGGCCGCCCTGCTCATGGTCATGGTCCGCACCCTGTTGCGCGAGATCGCGCGGGGGCTCAGCGAGCCCGCGGAGGTCCTGGCCAAGCTCAACGCCTCCCTGTGCCGCGACATGCCGCCGTCCATGTTCGTCACCCTCGTCCTCGGCGTGCTCTTCCCGGGTCAGGTGGGACGCGTGGCCTTGGCCTCGGGCGGTCACCCGGAGCCGCTCCTCATGCGCGCCACCGCGAAGCCGGCCCCCGTGCGCGTGGGCGGCATGATCCTGGGTGTATTCGAGGAGACGGACTTCGAGCAGGTCGAGATCGATCTCGAGTCGGGCGATAGCGTCGTCCTCCTCACCGACGGTCTCATCGAGGCGCCGGACAAGGAGGGCAAGCGTCCAGGGCTGCCGCGGGCCCTCGAGGTCCTCGCTCGCTCGCGCGATCTCACGGCTCAGGGCCAGGCCGAGGCCCTGGCCGCCGACGTGCTCGAGCGCGGGGCGGCCCAGGTCCACGACGACATGACGACGTTCATCCTCAGGCGCCCCTAG
- the glmS gene encoding glutamine--fructose-6-phosphate transaminase (isomerizing), whose amino-acid sequence MCGIVGYVGDSFAEIVVVDGLKRLEYRGYDSAGLAVPLHGGLKLLRRVGKIVNLEREVLREPLQAHVGIGHTRWATHGAPTEANTHPHTDAAGQIAVVHNGIIENYLELRRELEAAGHHFTSATDTEVVPHLVAAGLARGLDLVEAFRAALRRLEGSFALGLVSAAHPDVILGARRSSPLVVGYGEKEFLLASDVLAIQSYAEAVSYLEDGDVCVIDASGVGLSDLEGRHVERPRHKVDRESLAVRKEGYRHFMAKEIHEQPRVLAQTISGRIADSGRDVVLDGVGLTGDQVRELEHVQIVACGTSWHAGLLGRYLIEGLAGIPVRVDYGSEFRGRAALLPKRSLFLTISQSGETADTLTALRGIRGQGVRTLTVCNVPTSSMVRESDDAVLTLVGPEIGVASTKAFTGQILALALLAAHWGVTRGTLSPVEAQNFLEHLVRLPGLVEHAFTVEPALLEEARILAEARSVLYLGRGINYPVALEGALKLKELSYIHAEGYPAGEMKHGPIALIDPRFPIVAVAGSGQDQVKLLSNLSEVRAREARVTLVTTDPEMPASAADRIIVVPRTSPWLEPILLVLPLQLLAYHTAVLKGSDVDQPRNLAKSVTVE is encoded by the coding sequence ATGTGCGGCATCGTCGGCTACGTCGGGGACAGCTTCGCCGAGATCGTGGTGGTGGACGGTCTCAAGCGCCTGGAATACCGGGGCTATGACTCTGCGGGTCTCGCCGTGCCTCTCCACGGCGGTCTCAAGCTCCTCCGCCGGGTCGGCAAGATCGTCAATCTGGAGCGCGAGGTGCTCCGGGAGCCCCTGCAAGCGCACGTGGGCATCGGCCACACCCGCTGGGCCACCCATGGCGCGCCGACGGAGGCCAATACCCACCCGCATACGGACGCGGCGGGACAGATCGCCGTCGTGCACAACGGGATCATCGAGAACTATCTCGAGCTTCGCCGCGAGCTCGAGGCGGCGGGACATCATTTCACCTCGGCCACCGATACCGAGGTCGTGCCCCATCTGGTGGCCGCGGGCCTGGCCCGGGGGCTCGACCTGGTGGAGGCCTTCCGGGCGGCCCTCCGGCGTCTCGAGGGCAGCTTTGCCCTCGGTCTCGTCTCGGCCGCGCATCCCGACGTGATTCTCGGCGCGCGCCGCTCGAGTCCGCTCGTGGTCGGCTATGGCGAGAAAGAATTCCTCCTCGCCTCCGACGTCCTCGCCATCCAGTCCTACGCCGAGGCGGTGAGCTATCTCGAGGACGGCGACGTCTGCGTGATCGACGCCTCGGGGGTCGGGCTGAGCGACCTCGAGGGGCGGCATGTGGAGCGGCCCCGCCACAAGGTGGATCGCGAGAGCCTGGCCGTGCGCAAGGAAGGCTATCGCCACTTCATGGCCAAGGAGATCCACGAGCAGCCGCGCGTGCTCGCCCAGACCATCTCGGGCCGCATCGCCGACAGTGGCCGTGACGTGGTGCTCGACGGCGTCGGCCTCACGGGCGACCAAGTCCGCGAGCTCGAGCATGTCCAGATCGTGGCCTGCGGGACGTCATGGCACGCCGGGCTCCTCGGCCGCTATCTCATTGAAGGGCTGGCGGGCATCCCGGTTCGTGTGGACTACGGGTCAGAATTCCGAGGGCGTGCCGCGCTTCTGCCCAAGCGCTCGCTCTTCCTCACCATCTCGCAGTCGGGCGAGACCGCCGACACGCTCACCGCGCTTCGGGGCATCCGCGGGCAGGGGGTGCGGACGCTCACGGTCTGCAATGTGCCGACCTCCTCCATGGTCCGGGAGTCCGACGATGCGGTGCTGACCCTGGTCGGCCCCGAGATCGGCGTCGCCTCGACCAAGGCCTTCACGGGCCAGATCCTCGCCCTCGCCCTCCTGGCCGCCCACTGGGGCGTGACGCGAGGGACGCTCAGCCCGGTGGAGGCGCAGAATTTCCTCGAGCATCTCGTCCGGCTCCCGGGTCTGGTGGAGCACGCCTTCACCGTCGAGCCGGCCCTGCTCGAGGAAGCCCGCATCCTGGCGGAGGCGCGGAGCGTCCTCTACCTCGGGCGGGGCATCAATTACCCCGTGGCCCTCGAGGGCGCGCTCAAGCTCAAGGAGCTTTCGTACATCCACGCCGAGGGCTATCCGGCGGGCGAGATGAAGCACGGGCCCATCGCGCTGATCGACCCCCGCTTCCCCATCGTGGCCGTGGCGGGGAGCGGTCAGGATCAGGTCAAGCTCTTGTCCAACCTCTCGGAGGTCCGGGCGCGCGAGGCGCGGGTCACGCTCGTCACCACGGATCCCGAGATGCCGGCAAGCGCCGCGGACCGGATCATCGTGGTGCCGCGGACCTCGCCATGGCTCGAGCCCATCCTTCTCGTGCTGCCCCTCCAGCTCCTGGCCTATCACACGGCGGTGCTCAAGGGCTCGGACGTGGACCAGCCGCGCAACCTCGCCAAGAGCGTGACCGTCGAATGA
- a CDS encoding endo alpha-1,4 polygalactosaminidase, translating into MSGGTAWADPSATGPLGGIKTWAVYYGAAPETAADLARFDLVVLDPTRHPPLNNVKSHGALLLMYVSLGEVNIHSPAYPSIAAEPWVLAPNPNWPETRRLDPRAPAYERWLLEQVVPAALTGPVNGLFLDTADTPIELERAEPGRYGGATAALERVLGVLHRAHPRALLVLNGGLPLVERGRPMLAGVAVESIWTEYDFKARRYRARAPGAARERAGALRRVTALGLPVLALEYAPPDDPAWTQSLIREARAAGLIPYISTIGLDKVFTQTLR; encoded by the coding sequence ATGTCCGGCGGCACCGCATGGGCCGACCCATCGGCCACCGGCCCTCTCGGCGGCATCAAGACCTGGGCCGTCTACTATGGGGCAGCGCCCGAGACGGCTGCCGATCTCGCCCGTTTCGACCTCGTCGTCCTCGATCCCACCCGGCACCCTCCGCTGAACAACGTGAAGAGCCACGGCGCTTTGCTGCTCATGTATGTGAGCTTGGGTGAGGTCAATATCCACTCTCCGGCCTATCCGTCCATCGCCGCCGAGCCGTGGGTTCTCGCTCCCAATCCGAACTGGCCCGAGACGCGGCGACTCGACCCGCGCGCACCGGCCTATGAGCGCTGGCTGCTCGAGCAGGTGGTGCCGGCGGCCCTGACGGGCCCGGTCAACGGGCTCTTTCTCGACACCGCGGATACGCCCATCGAGCTCGAGCGCGCCGAGCCGGGACGCTACGGTGGGGCGACCGCGGCGCTCGAGCGGGTGCTGGGCGTCCTGCACCGGGCGCATCCACGAGCGCTGCTCGTCCTCAACGGCGGGCTGCCCCTCGTCGAGCGTGGCCGCCCCATGCTGGCCGGCGTGGCGGTCGAGTCGATCTGGACCGAGTACGATTTCAAGGCCCGGCGGTATCGGGCCCGCGCCCCCGGCGCGGCGCGCGAGCGCGCGGGAGCCCTCCGACGCGTCACCGCGCTCGGGCTGCCCGTGCTGGCTCTGGAGTACGCTCCGCCCGATGACCCCGCCTGGACGCAGAGCCTGATCCGCGAAGCCCGAGCCGCGGGCCTCATTCCCTATATTTCTACGATCGGACTGGACAAAGTTTTCACTCAGACGCTACGCTAG
- a CDS encoding GAF domain-containing protein: MSDETPTPIARPAAEPPAASEVLEARRRETTGLLAVARVVSTTTDLPEALRLICRELGRLTGAETVSAYLHDGRTSLLRPIAAHGVPKQAVEALSTTALSLDVPAVAEGLFSHGHIVWSDDVAGDPRFAVQPFKRFPHQAGLVIPIVLDGKISGAFHLIWWEQRRRFDAAELAPLQVIGEQAGILLNHARLRDALEGRAMRLRALSRVNQVVSSSLDEREVLGTIARAAAEMMGAPFVSFWVADEVTHTVTRRAVSDETLAVGLPDAPVAYGEGALGWVAERRQNLDVPDVTRDERFVFRDWWAARGFRSFLGVPVMLEGSLLAVLAICGRAPLHLGPDERELLESFVAQAAVAVRNMRLYAESALYANRLETLTGLSRTLTASLDPETILPAVVDAALTLFPGGACQLWTLEGERLRLRAESGEEPSGPRRGPLELALGEGVVGEVAARGRSIFVDDLPARLATRPDPSLAPAFVKAGMVSAATLPLLVAGQAVGVVCLMSATRRTFTSSETKVMEAFAEHAAVALTKARLFQDIQDRRRVSEELYTLTVGMMRSMDVQQRVDTFVHGAREALNFDRISVLLADPDEHTFVVAASSDPEAAGRRVLPIAGSGALERAWTSGETVMVLTDADLEALPPLHLDLREHPLLRLRRFAAVPLRFQERSIGVVLVDNKGSRRPIMRRGVAQLELFCQQLQSLVSNARLWAETQRRERDATLLLDVTRRLSSTLDLEQVLDIITESTLGVLECDASGFYRWDAARNGLVFVRGRHVPEAMTRAIVLRAGEGVSGRAYAERKPSWTADAHADPSLGYSQATRAALAVEGAPRAFIAAPIVIRDEVFGVLMGASREPRLFSEQDVHVLSTMAAQAAVAIENARLYTVTQYNLAGAALLNDAARTLHRTLDARRLLPDALASLGQTFNAVGAAVMLFGDTGSGQAKVIRWGTLPEDAVRALAEPLRRREAPLLVPDVTARPELLPEGLLERGPRGLAAFPVRGRSRVLGGLVLVFAGPRSLYEAETRLLAAYADQLAMALDNAALFEEAENKKTQLEQVFASTTDGFLVADLSGRIVAFNRQGGDLLGISPEEVIGRPFHRLVDALGPAVAWEAAGGRALETVITGGRPEAALGDLEVRMPEPRTLGWRAAPMRDLLGGAVGVTITFNDVTRQREIDRMKTEFVSTVSHELRTPLTSIKGSLHLLLSDPALTLDHTQRQLIDISVKNTDRLIRLITNILDISKIEAGHIQLDLGPHQVDEFVSVAVDGIAAFAESRGITITVDTDAGLPPLKVDVDRMVQVVTNLLSNAIKFSPPGGSVSVTVKPTGRKAELRVRDQGRGIAADDMGKLFKKFQQLDGSNVRSVGGTGLGLAICRGIVEEHGGSIGVESQLGQGATFIVKLPLPVVEAPRPVDRESSVPSGPLILVVDDEPDIRMLLRDQLELEGFRVLEAGRALEAVEIARERLPDLVTMDLMLPDLDGFEAIRLLRENERTRETPVVILSAIELGDDDTRALGPTVHLAKPFSSADLLAAIRANLRVDRSVGR, from the coding sequence ATGAGCGACGAGACCCCCACTCCTATCGCCCGACCGGCGGCGGAGCCGCCCGCGGCGAGCGAAGTCCTCGAGGCCCGGCGGCGCGAGACCACGGGACTCCTGGCCGTCGCCCGCGTGGTAAGCACCACGACTGATCTGCCCGAGGCTCTCCGGCTCATCTGCCGGGAGCTCGGGCGGCTCACGGGAGCCGAGACGGTGTCGGCCTATCTCCACGATGGCCGCACGAGCCTGCTCCGGCCCATTGCCGCTCATGGAGTGCCCAAGCAGGCCGTGGAGGCCCTCAGCACGACGGCGCTCTCGCTCGACGTGCCCGCCGTCGCCGAGGGGCTCTTCAGCCACGGGCACATCGTCTGGTCGGACGATGTCGCGGGCGATCCGCGCTTCGCCGTGCAGCCCTTCAAGCGCTTCCCCCACCAGGCCGGCCTGGTCATCCCCATCGTCCTCGACGGGAAGATCTCCGGCGCCTTCCATCTGATCTGGTGGGAGCAGCGCCGGCGCTTCGACGCGGCGGAGCTGGCTCCGCTCCAGGTCATCGGCGAGCAAGCGGGGATCCTCCTGAACCACGCGCGGCTGCGGGACGCCCTCGAGGGGCGCGCCATGCGGTTGCGGGCCCTGTCCCGCGTCAACCAGGTCGTCTCGTCCTCGCTCGACGAGCGCGAGGTCCTGGGCACCATCGCCCGCGCCGCCGCCGAGATGATGGGCGCGCCCTTCGTCTCCTTCTGGGTCGCCGACGAGGTGACGCATACGGTCACGCGACGCGCGGTCTCGGACGAGACACTGGCCGTGGGGCTGCCCGACGCGCCCGTCGCCTACGGCGAGGGCGCCCTAGGCTGGGTCGCCGAGCGTCGCCAGAACCTGGACGTGCCCGATGTGACGCGGGACGAGCGCTTCGTCTTCCGCGACTGGTGGGCCGCGCGCGGGTTCAGGAGCTTCCTCGGCGTGCCCGTCATGCTCGAGGGCTCGCTCCTCGCCGTGCTCGCGATCTGCGGTCGGGCCCCCCTCCATCTGGGACCCGACGAGCGCGAGCTCCTGGAGAGCTTCGTGGCGCAGGCCGCGGTCGCCGTGCGCAATATGCGCCTGTACGCGGAGTCTGCTCTCTACGCCAACCGGCTGGAGACCTTGACGGGCCTGAGCCGCACCCTGACCGCCTCGCTCGATCCCGAGACCATCCTGCCCGCCGTGGTGGACGCGGCCCTCACCCTCTTCCCCGGCGGCGCCTGCCAGCTCTGGACGCTCGAGGGCGAGCGCTTGCGCCTGCGCGCCGAATCCGGAGAGGAGCCGTCCGGCCCGCGCCGTGGGCCTCTCGAGCTCGCACTCGGCGAGGGCGTGGTCGGCGAGGTGGCGGCCCGCGGCCGCTCGATCTTCGTGGACGATCTGCCCGCCCGTCTCGCCACGAGGCCGGACCCGTCGCTGGCTCCGGCCTTCGTCAAGGCGGGGATGGTCTCGGCCGCCACCCTGCCCCTCCTCGTCGCGGGGCAGGCCGTCGGCGTCGTCTGCCTCATGAGCGCCACGCGCCGCACCTTCACCTCGAGCGAGACCAAGGTCATGGAGGCCTTTGCCGAGCACGCCGCGGTGGCCCTGACCAAGGCCCGGCTCTTCCAGGACATCCAGGACCGCCGGCGGGTGAGCGAGGAGCTCTACACCCTGACCGTGGGCATGATGCGCTCCATGGATGTCCAGCAGCGCGTCGACACCTTTGTCCACGGCGCGCGCGAGGCGCTGAACTTCGACCGGATCAGCGTGCTCCTCGCCGACCCTGATGAGCACACCTTCGTCGTCGCCGCGAGCAGCGATCCCGAGGCGGCGGGCCGCCGGGTGCTGCCCATCGCGGGCAGCGGCGCCCTCGAGCGAGCCTGGACCTCGGGCGAGACGGTCATGGTGCTGACGGATGCCGATCTCGAGGCGCTGCCTCCGCTGCACCTGGACCTGCGGGAGCACCCGCTCCTGAGGCTGCGACGCTTCGCCGCGGTGCCCCTGCGCTTCCAGGAGCGCTCGATCGGCGTCGTGCTCGTGGACAACAAGGGCAGCCGTCGGCCCATCATGCGGCGAGGCGTCGCCCAGCTCGAGCTCTTCTGCCAGCAGCTCCAGAGCCTGGTCTCCAACGCCCGCCTCTGGGCGGAGACCCAGCGCCGCGAGCGGGACGCCACCCTGCTCCTCGATGTCACCCGTCGGCTGTCCTCCACCCTCGATCTCGAGCAGGTGCTCGACATCATCACGGAGAGCACGCTCGGGGTCCTCGAGTGCGACGCCTCGGGCTTCTACCGCTGGGACGCGGCGCGAAACGGCCTCGTCTTCGTCCGCGGCCGCCATGTGCCCGAGGCCATGACGCGCGCCATCGTGCTGCGCGCCGGGGAAGGGGTGAGTGGCCGCGCCTACGCGGAGCGCAAGCCCTCCTGGACGGCGGACGCGCACGCCGACCCTTCCCTCGGCTATTCCCAGGCGACCCGCGCGGCCCTGGCCGTCGAGGGCGCCCCGCGCGCTTTCATCGCGGCGCCCATCGTCATCCGCGACGAGGTGTTCGGCGTGCTCATGGGCGCCTCGCGGGAGCCGCGCCTCTTCTCCGAACAGGACGTGCACGTGCTCTCGACCATGGCCGCCCAGGCCGCGGTGGCCATCGAGAATGCGCGGCTCTACACGGTGACCCAATACAATCTCGCCGGGGCGGCCCTCCTGAACGACGCGGCCCGCACGCTGCATCGCACGCTCGACGCCCGGCGTCTGCTTCCCGACGCGCTGGCCAGCCTCGGGCAGACCTTCAACGCGGTGGGCGCCGCCGTCATGCTTTTCGGCGACACGGGCTCCGGGCAGGCCAAGGTCATTCGCTGGGGCACCTTGCCCGAGGACGCCGTGCGCGCGCTCGCCGAGCCGCTGCGACGGCGGGAGGCGCCGCTCCTCGTACCGGACGTGACGGCACGTCCGGAGCTGCTCCCCGAAGGTCTCCTCGAGCGTGGTCCGCGCGGTCTGGCCGCCTTCCCGGTGCGCGGCCGGAGCCGGGTGCTGGGAGGTCTCGTCCTCGTCTTCGCGGGGCCGCGCTCGCTCTACGAGGCGGAGACCCGGCTGCTCGCCGCCTATGCCGACCAGCTCGCCATGGCCCTCGACAATGCCGCGCTGTTCGAGGAGGCGGAGAACAAGAAGACGCAGCTCGAACAGGTCTTCGCCTCGACCACCGACGGCTTTCTCGTGGCCGATCTTTCCGGTCGCATCGTCGCCTTCAACCGCCAGGGCGGTGACCTCCTGGGCATCTCCCCCGAGGAAGTCATCGGGCGCCCCTTCCATCGCCTCGTGGACGCGCTGGGGCCGGCCGTGGCCTGGGAGGCGGCGGGCGGGCGGGCCCTGGAGACCGTGATCACGGGCGGCCGGCCCGAGGCTGCCCTCGGCGATCTCGAGGTGCGCATGCCGGAGCCGCGCACGCTGGGATGGCGCGCGGCGCCCATGCGCGATCTGCTCGGCGGAGCCGTGGGCGTCACCATCACGTTCAACGACGTCACGCGGCAGCGCGAGATCGACCGGATGAAGACCGAGTTCGTCTCCACCGTGTCGCACGAGCTCCGCACGCCGCTGACGTCCATCAAGGGCTCGCTCCACCTGCTCCTGTCGGATCCCGCCCTCACCCTCGACCATACCCAGCGCCAGCTGATCGACATCTCCGTCAAGAACACCGACCGCCTCATCCGGCTCATCACCAATATCCTCGACATCTCCAAGATCGAGGCGGGCCACATCCAGCTCGACCTGGGGCCCCACCAGGTGGACGAGTTCGTGTCGGTGGCCGTGGACGGCATCGCGGCCTTCGCGGAGTCGCGCGGCATCACCATCACCGTCGACACGGATGCGGGGCTGCCGCCCCTCAAGGTGGATGTCGATCGCATGGTGCAGGTCGTCACCAATCTCCTGTCCAACGCCATCAAGTTCTCGCCCCCGGGCGGCAGCGTGAGCGTGACGGTGAAGCCCACGGGCCGAAAGGCCGAGCTGCGCGTGCGCGACCAGGGCCGTGGCATCGCCGCCGATGACATGGGCAAGCTCTTCAAGAAGTTCCAGCAGCTGGACGGTAGCAATGTCCGCTCGGTCGGGGGCACGGGGCTGGGCCTGGCCATCTGCCGGGGGATTGTCGAGGAGCACGGAGGCTCGATCGGGGTGGAGAGCCAGCTCGGCCAGGGGGCGACCTTCATCGTCAAGCTGCCCCTCCCGGTCGTGGAGGCGCCGCGGCCCGTCGACCGGGAATCCAGCGTGCCGAGCGGTCCGCTCATCCTGGTGGTGGACGACGAGCCCGACATCCGGATGCTCTTGCGGGACCAGCTCGAGCTGGAGGGATTTCGCGTGCTCGAGGCGGGCCGTGCCCTGGAGGCAGTCGAGATCGCGCGCGAGCGGCTGCCCGACCTCGTGACCATGGACCTGATGCTCCCGGACCTCGACGGCTTCGAGGCCATCCGCCTCCTGCGCGAGAACGAGCGCACGCGGGAGACGCCCGTGGTCATCCTGTCCGCCATCGAGCTGGGCGACGACGACACGCGCGCCTTGGGTCCCACCGTCCACCTCGCCAAGCCGTTTTCCTCCGCGGATCTCCTGGCGGCGATCCGCGCCAACCTTCGTGTGGATCGGAGCGTCGGCCGATGA